From one Suricata suricatta isolate VVHF042 chromosome 8, meerkat_22Aug2017_6uvM2_HiC, whole genome shotgun sequence genomic stretch:
- the ZNF668 gene encoding zinc finger protein 668 isoform X2, whose protein sequence is MEVESTEARSSSAPGYKRSGRRYKCLSCTKTFPNAPRAARHAATHGPVDCAEEVAETKLKPETEAKAEDASGDKVSGASAKPRPYACPLCPKAYKTAPELRSHGRSHTGEKPFPCPECGRRFMQPVCLRVHLASHAGELPFRCAHCPKAYGALSKLKIHQRGHTGERPYACSDCGKSFADPSVFRKHRRTHAGLRPYGCERCGKAYAELKDLRNHERSHTGERPFLCSECGKSFSRSSSLTCHQRIHAAQKPYRCPACGKGFTQLSSYQSHERTHSGEKPFLCPRCGRMFSDPSSFRRHQRAHEGVKPYRCEKCGKDFRQPADLAMHRRVHTGDRPFKCLQCDKTFVASWDLKRHALVHSGQRPFRCEECGRAFAERASLTKHSRVHSGERPFHCNACGKSFVVSSSLRKHERTHRSSEAAGAPPQQELVVGLALPVSVAGEGSAAPTAGAGLGEPPTGLLGLPPESGGVMATQWQVVGMTVEHVECQDGVGEVPGPLAGEGGVGGEEVDEKPPQFVCRECKETFSTLTLLRRHERSHPELRPFPCTQCGKSFSDRAGLRKHSRTHSSVRPYTCPHCPKAFLSASDLRKHERTHPVPVGTPTPLEPLVALLGMPEEGPA, encoded by the exons ATGGAGGTGGAGTCTACGGAGGCCCGGTCCTCCTCCGCCCCTGGCTATAAGCGCTCCGGCCGCCGCTACAAGTGCCTGTCCTGTACCAAGACATTTCCAAATGCGCCCAGGGCTGCGCGTCACGCCGCCACACATGGTCCTGTAGACTGCGCCGAGGAGGTGGCGGAAACGAAGCTAAAGCCGGAGACAGAGGCCAAAGCAGAGGATGCCAGCGGAGACAAGGTGTCAGGTGCATCAGCAAAGCCTCGGCCTTACGCATGCCCGCTCTGCCCCAAGGCCTACAAAACAGCACCTGAGCTGCGCAGTCACGGGCGCAGCCACACTGGTGAAAAGCCTTTCCCTTGCCCCGAGTGTGGCCGCCGCTTCATGCAGCCAGTGTGCCTGCGTGTGCACTTGGCCTCACACGCTGGTGAGTTGCCGTTCCGCTGTGCTCACTGCCCCAAGGCCTATGGCGCGCTCTCCAAGCTCAAGATTCACCAGCGAGGTCACACGGGCGAGCGGCCCTACGCTTGCTCTGACTGTGGCAAGAGCTTCGCCGACCCCTCGGTGTTCCGCAAGCATCGGCGCACCCACGCGGGCCTGCGGCCCTATGGCTGCGAGCGCTGCGGCAAGGCCTACGCCGAACTCAAGGACCTCCGCAACCATGAGCG GTCCCACACCGGTGAgcgccccttcctctgctcagagTGTGGGAAGAGCTTCTCGCGCTCCTCGTCGCTCACGTGCCACCAGCGGATCCACGCGGCCCAGAAGCCCTATCGCTGCCCAGCCTGTGGCAAGGGCTTCACGCAGCTCAGCTCCTACCAGAGCCACGAGCGCACCCACTCCGGTGAGAAGCCCTTTCTGTGCCCGCGCTGCGGCCGCATGTTCTCTGACCCGTCGAGCTTCCGGCGCCACCAGCGGGCGCACGAGGGGGTAAAGCCTTATCGCTGCGAGAAGTGCGGCAAAGACTTCCGGCAGCCCGCGGACCTGGCCATGCACAGGCGGGTGCACACGGGCGACCGGCCGTTCAAGTGCCTGCAGTGTGACAAGACGTTCGTGGCATCTTGGGACCTCAAGCGCCACGCGTTGGTGCACTCAGGCCAGCGGCCCTTTCGCTGTGAGGAGTGTGGACGAGCCTTCGCCGAGCGAGCCAGCCTTACTAAGCACAGCCGGGTACACTCAGGTGAGCGCCCCTTCCACTGTAACGCCTGTGGGAAGTCCTTCGTGGTGTCGTCAAGCCTGAGGAAGCATGAGCGGACCCATCGGAGCAGCGAGGCTGCTGGGGCTCCCCCACAGCAGGAGCTGGTGGTGGGGCTGGCACTGCCTGTCAGTGTGGCAGGCGAGGGCTCAGCGGCCCCCACAGCAGGTGCAGGGCTAGGGGAGCCTCCGACAGGGCTGCTAGGGCTGCCCCCCGAATCAGGTGGTGTGATGGCCACCCAGTGGCAAGTGGTGGGCATGACGGTGGAACACGTGGAGTGCCAAGACGGGGTTGGGGAGGTTCCCGGTCCCTTGGCAGGGGAAGGCGGCGTGGGAGGCGAGGAGGTTGATGAGAAGCCTCCGCAGTTTGTGTGCCGGGAGTGCAAGGAGACGTTCTCCACGCTGACGTTGCTACGACGGCATGAGCGCTCACACCCAGAGCTCCGGCCCTTTCCCTGCACCCAGTGTGGCAAGAGCTTCTCTGACCGGGCTGGGCTGCGCAAGCACAGCCGCACCCACAGCTCTGTGCGCCCCTACACCTGCCCTCACTGCCCCAAGGCCTTCTTGAGTGCCAGCGACCTGCGCAAGCATGAGCGTACCCACCCTGTGCCAGTCGGGACCCCCACGCCCCTTGAGCCCCTGGTAGCTTTGCTAGGAATGCCTGAAGAGGGACCAGCTTGA
- the ZNF668 gene encoding zinc finger protein 668 isoform X1: MVASSVPEKLAAPFVAMEVESTEARSSSAPGYKRSGRRYKCLSCTKTFPNAPRAARHAATHGPVDCAEEVAETKLKPETEAKAEDASGDKVSGASAKPRPYACPLCPKAYKTAPELRSHGRSHTGEKPFPCPECGRRFMQPVCLRVHLASHAGELPFRCAHCPKAYGALSKLKIHQRGHTGERPYACSDCGKSFADPSVFRKHRRTHAGLRPYGCERCGKAYAELKDLRNHERSHTGERPFLCSECGKSFSRSSSLTCHQRIHAAQKPYRCPACGKGFTQLSSYQSHERTHSGEKPFLCPRCGRMFSDPSSFRRHQRAHEGVKPYRCEKCGKDFRQPADLAMHRRVHTGDRPFKCLQCDKTFVASWDLKRHALVHSGQRPFRCEECGRAFAERASLTKHSRVHSGERPFHCNACGKSFVVSSSLRKHERTHRSSEAAGAPPQQELVVGLALPVSVAGEGSAAPTAGAGLGEPPTGLLGLPPESGGVMATQWQVVGMTVEHVECQDGVGEVPGPLAGEGGVGGEEVDEKPPQFVCRECKETFSTLTLLRRHERSHPELRPFPCTQCGKSFSDRAGLRKHSRTHSSVRPYTCPHCPKAFLSASDLRKHERTHPVPVGTPTPLEPLVALLGMPEEGPA; the protein is encoded by the exons atggtGGCCAGTTCAGTTCCTG AGAAGCTAGCTGCGCCCTTTGTGGCCATGGAGGTGGAGTCTACGGAGGCCCGGTCCTCCTCCGCCCCTGGCTATAAGCGCTCCGGCCGCCGCTACAAGTGCCTGTCCTGTACCAAGACATTTCCAAATGCGCCCAGGGCTGCGCGTCACGCCGCCACACATGGTCCTGTAGACTGCGCCGAGGAGGTGGCGGAAACGAAGCTAAAGCCGGAGACAGAGGCCAAAGCAGAGGATGCCAGCGGAGACAAGGTGTCAGGTGCATCAGCAAAGCCTCGGCCTTACGCATGCCCGCTCTGCCCCAAGGCCTACAAAACAGCACCTGAGCTGCGCAGTCACGGGCGCAGCCACACTGGTGAAAAGCCTTTCCCTTGCCCCGAGTGTGGCCGCCGCTTCATGCAGCCAGTGTGCCTGCGTGTGCACTTGGCCTCACACGCTGGTGAGTTGCCGTTCCGCTGTGCTCACTGCCCCAAGGCCTATGGCGCGCTCTCCAAGCTCAAGATTCACCAGCGAGGTCACACGGGCGAGCGGCCCTACGCTTGCTCTGACTGTGGCAAGAGCTTCGCCGACCCCTCGGTGTTCCGCAAGCATCGGCGCACCCACGCGGGCCTGCGGCCCTATGGCTGCGAGCGCTGCGGCAAGGCCTACGCCGAACTCAAGGACCTCCGCAACCATGAGCG GTCCCACACCGGTGAgcgccccttcctctgctcagagTGTGGGAAGAGCTTCTCGCGCTCCTCGTCGCTCACGTGCCACCAGCGGATCCACGCGGCCCAGAAGCCCTATCGCTGCCCAGCCTGTGGCAAGGGCTTCACGCAGCTCAGCTCCTACCAGAGCCACGAGCGCACCCACTCCGGTGAGAAGCCCTTTCTGTGCCCGCGCTGCGGCCGCATGTTCTCTGACCCGTCGAGCTTCCGGCGCCACCAGCGGGCGCACGAGGGGGTAAAGCCTTATCGCTGCGAGAAGTGCGGCAAAGACTTCCGGCAGCCCGCGGACCTGGCCATGCACAGGCGGGTGCACACGGGCGACCGGCCGTTCAAGTGCCTGCAGTGTGACAAGACGTTCGTGGCATCTTGGGACCTCAAGCGCCACGCGTTGGTGCACTCAGGCCAGCGGCCCTTTCGCTGTGAGGAGTGTGGACGAGCCTTCGCCGAGCGAGCCAGCCTTACTAAGCACAGCCGGGTACACTCAGGTGAGCGCCCCTTCCACTGTAACGCCTGTGGGAAGTCCTTCGTGGTGTCGTCAAGCCTGAGGAAGCATGAGCGGACCCATCGGAGCAGCGAGGCTGCTGGGGCTCCCCCACAGCAGGAGCTGGTGGTGGGGCTGGCACTGCCTGTCAGTGTGGCAGGCGAGGGCTCAGCGGCCCCCACAGCAGGTGCAGGGCTAGGGGAGCCTCCGACAGGGCTGCTAGGGCTGCCCCCCGAATCAGGTGGTGTGATGGCCACCCAGTGGCAAGTGGTGGGCATGACGGTGGAACACGTGGAGTGCCAAGACGGGGTTGGGGAGGTTCCCGGTCCCTTGGCAGGGGAAGGCGGCGTGGGAGGCGAGGAGGTTGATGAGAAGCCTCCGCAGTTTGTGTGCCGGGAGTGCAAGGAGACGTTCTCCACGCTGACGTTGCTACGACGGCATGAGCGCTCACACCCAGAGCTCCGGCCCTTTCCCTGCACCCAGTGTGGCAAGAGCTTCTCTGACCGGGCTGGGCTGCGCAAGCACAGCCGCACCCACAGCTCTGTGCGCCCCTACACCTGCCCTCACTGCCCCAAGGCCTTCTTGAGTGCCAGCGACCTGCGCAAGCATGAGCGTACCCACCCTGTGCCAGTCGGGACCCCCACGCCCCTTGAGCCCCTGGTAGCTTTGCTAGGAATGCCTGAAGAGGGACCAGCTTGA